ACGTAGAAGATTGGTGTCCCGTGGCTCTGCCGAGTGGATTTACCACGCAGACGTAATTCCAGCGGCAGACAGGCCAGGCGATTGCCGGAGATGGCTTGGAAATACTGCAGGCGTGCCGCCAGGGTACGGATGCTGTTGAACCCAGTGGTGCGAAGACGAAACTGCCCAGTGGATCATCGTCACCAATCACCACGTTCAGCCGGCCGTAAGGCTTGCAGGCTCCGCCTTGCGCCAGTGAGCAACCATCCGGCGAAGGGCAGGGTAACGACTGGATGCCATCCTTAGTGAGACGCTTGCAGGTCTCGCCGTTGCCGACGCACAGCGGCCGGCCGGTGGTGCGGTCGAACAGGCTGTAATCGGCGCGAAAGTTCAGATCGGGCTCGTTGAACAGCAATCGGATCGGAATACTGCGCAGCTTGCCGTCCTGGCCGTTCCGCAGTTCCTCATTGAGTGGGTGCAGTAGCCAACCGTCACGGCTTTGCACCTGCGAGGTGAGGGTGAATTGATCGTCTTTCTCCGGCAGGCGCTTACCGTTTTTCTCGACTACCTTACCGATGGAAATGCGCCCGAGTACCGGCGGGGTGATGGTTAAACCTCTGAGCATGGCGGTTATCCTTGATCTGAAAATAAAAAAGCCACCGGGATGTAAACGATCCGGGCGGTCTGGGTGAGGGGGAATGGTTCAGCCGATCATGAAGCGGCGACTGCCTGTTTTGATCTTGGGATAGCGGGCCTGCAGGTAGGGTTTGTCCTTCAGCATCTGTTCGACATCCAGACCGGTGCTGTCTTTGGACTTCTTCCAGCTGATGTAGCCCTCCGCAAACTCCGCACGGGTGGCTGTACCCATAGCCTGCTGCAAGGCTTGTTTGAGCTGAGCCTCACGCGTCTCCTGCTGGGCAATGCTCTGGCGAATAGCCTTGAGCTCCAGGTAGGTGCTGGCCAGCTCCGTGTGCTGGCTGAAGTCCAGGGTCTGACCATTGTCTTCGGGGTAAAGGCAACGCAACGCCGATTCGGCCGAGGCTGTACCATCGGCCGGTGGCGGGGTATCACTGACCACGTAATCCCAGAACAACCGTTCTAGATCGATCAATCGAGCAATCATCGACTCATCCCGTTCGATGCGATGGATCTCCAGGTGTTGGCCCCCCAGCAGTACCGCTACATCTGCCGCCTGCTTGCCGGTCACCGCCAACTGGTGCATGACCTGTAACTGCACATACTCCGGCACGCCTTCTTTCCAGAGGCGAGCGCCGTTGATGCCGGCAGTTTTGCATTCAAGGATCTGTACATTGTCGGTGCCGATGACCTCGCGGTCGATGTTGGCCAACATCCAGGGCAATTTAGGATCAGGATGCTGCAGCACGGCATTGATCCACCGTACCCGGTGACCACTGCGCTTGGTGTAGTGGGTCGCGACAATCGGTTCCAGGATGTTTCCCCAGTAAGCTGGGCTCTCTTCATCATTGTGATCTAGCTTTAGTAGCGAACTGTCACGGCCAGTTTTCTCCAGCCACAGTTCCAGTTGGGATTTGTAAGGATTGAGCCCTACGGCAGCGGCGGCATCCGAGCTGCCGATGCCTTGCTTGCGCACCGCTAACCAGTCTTCACGCGGTAGCTCCTTGGTACCCACCAGGCGCAAGGCTGGACGGGGTTTGCTGCTGGGGTTTTGCAGTGTTTGCGTAGCCATAATGATTTCCTGTGCGGCATGAAAAACGCCCGGCCAGCAGAAACTGACCAGGCGTTTAGCCGTGAGAAGAAAGAGAGGGGGATCAGGCAGAGACTAAGCAGCGAGTTGCAGGGCGGCGTTCAGGGCGCGTTCTTTGATGGCGGCACCTTGGCCGAACCAGGCCGAATCCATGCGGTATTCAGTACTTCGGGCACGTCGCTCGTGATCGACATACTCCGTCACGGCGTTGAGCAAGCCCCACGCAGTTCCTTGGGCTGATTCAAGCGTCGCTCCACGACCTTGGCCTTCATACAAGCCTTGGACTTTGCGCAGTGCCCGCTCATTCGGCAGGACTTCCGGCAGTTTGCTATTGGGAGCTACGTCGCACAGTACATTCATGAAGAAGCCCATTGCCTCATGCCACTGCACCTTGCGCTCTGCCAGTGCCCGCATGCGGTACATGAACTCGTCCCATTGCGAGACGGCGATGCCCAGTTGTTTCTTCACGGCCTTTGGATCAAAGCGGGTGTTGTGCGGCACCTTGATCGCATGCGTAGCGCCGCTCAGAGAAATGGTTAGGGTGTTATTGCAGACCACGCGAACTGTGGTCGGGGTGGCAGTAGTGGCCAGGGTGCTATCGCAGGAGGTAGCTAGCAGCAGATAGCCATTCACCTGGTCGTTTCCCTTCAGCGCGGTTGCCTGCCCCGTCCTGGCCAGCGCCCAGAACTTGCGGCCACCTTTGAGTATCCCGGCTGTTTCGAGCTCGTAACCAGAAACCTCCGTCAGATCTCGGTAGAACTCCAGCACCTCACGCGGCTGCACAATCTGGTAGCGGTTGGATACCACAGATAAGGGGGCCTTGGTGTCGGAGCGATACAGTACCTTCTGTTCGGGGAAAGAGTGGATCGAGCCCAGGGTGCCGATACTGTCTGATTTGAAATGCACTGGGCTGTCATGGATTTGCCAGTTCATGCCGGCTTCGCGCTGCCAGACTTCCAGCGGTTGTTTTTGCGTCAGGCGGTTACCCAAACCATGCCAAGGGGTAGCGCCAACGTAAGCCATTTGTTCGACGAGATGAGCCATGGAAGTGATTCCTTTTCATAGGCGCACGGCGAAGCCGCTGGATATTCAGCAGGGATCAGTCGGTGTGCGGAGTGTTGATAGAGAGGGGAGGGAGCGATGAATCAGGTGGGGAACAGCAATTACGTCAAGCGGGAGAGGAGCAGTTCAAACGGAATGACGGTCACTAAACTGCAGTTTGCAGTCGAGACAAGCGTAATTGTCCAAAACCCGTTCATCGATGACTTCGCCGAGTTTGGCGCCCGCGATACAGCCGGTCGCCGCGCCGGCTAGCCCCCCGAGAATGGCCCCAGCCATGCCACCAGCAGCAACACCGGCGGGGCCAGCGACTACGCCGATAACTGCGCCAACTTCGGCACCGGCCATGGCGCCGGTGACGCCTTGGGCTGCGCCACCAACGGTGCCGATAAGGGCGCCGACTTTCCTGGCTAAATCCTTGGTGATGACAGCAGTGGAGTGACAGCGTGGGCATTGAGTGGTCATGTGCAGGGTTCCTGTCGAGAAAGTCGGGCTCAAGTCATTGCACGGGCATAGAGCCCATCAAGCAGGTCGCCTGCGCGATCTGCTTAAATGGAGAGACTGCGAAGTCTGGGGGATGCCTGATGCGGATAGGTGCAGGTTCGTGATGTATGACTGAGATTGTTTTGAATCGAATCGTAATCGGGCTCTTTGACGATTAGGTGCAGCAATCGGTCAGAAGGGATAGCCAAACGCACCGGACTGTCGAGAAACACCATCCGAAAATGGGGCAGAGCGAGCCCAATTTCAAATGGCACCTTTTGCCGGCAAAACGATGCCTCTTCATCGAGTCGAGGTTGTCTGCGTCGGGCGGTTTCCACTGTGTGACCAGCCTCAACCGGCGGCTTAGCCAGGGTCCTACGCGACAGACGCGGTGGATTGTTCCGCCGCTTGCTCGTTAACCTGCGAGACCACTGTTCCCGCGACCTTATCAAGTGGTTGATAGGCAGCTGCTGCACGCTGCAGCATTTCGCCGATCTGGGCACGAAGTTCGGCCGGCTGTTCGACCACCATGGCGTCGCCCTGGGACAGAATCCACCAGTGCAGTTGCCAGGTGTTGCTCAGCGTCGAGCGCACCCGATAGCCATCTTCGAGTTGTTCCAGGGTCATGTCCGGGCTCAGCGGTGTCTCGCGGATCAAGCGTGCCTGGCGCTCACTCACCCATGCCTGAAACTGAATTTTCTCCGGCGTTCCGAACTGCAACGCGTCGCTGGCCAGGTAGGCGCGCAAGTCGAATCCCTGCACGCCCTCGGCAGATCTGTCGAGCTGCTCGACCGTGCGGAAACGGTGCACTGCAAACTGGCGTATATCGGTGTACGGATGCGCCGTGGCAATCAAATAGGTCACCAGCCCGCGCTGCACCATTGCCAGGGGATTGAGCGTCATCTCGCTCAACTTGTCGGTGTGTGCGGAGTAATACTGGCACTGCACCTGACTTTCATTGATCAATGCCTTCTGCAATGACTCCAGCCGGTGCGGATCGATGTCCGGTGCCTGGAGATTCAGGTCCGGTCGCACGGCGGCAACCTTTTCCAGCCAACGAGCTGCCGGGTTATCGTCTTCCAGGCCTTTGAGCTTGCGCCGGGCATGCACGAAGCGCGGTTCCAGCACGCTCAACATGCTGGCGGGCAATAACGGGCGAATGGCATCTTCAACCAGCGCCAGGCTCAAGGCTTCGGTCAAGGTAATGCCTTGCAACTCGACATTCACCCCCGGCGTCCAGTGCCAGGCCTGCGGTGAACCGTCTTCGCTGCACTGCAATGGAAACACCAGGGACAAATCAACCAGGTCGCGTTCGACCGTACGCCGGCTGGTCTGGTAGCCACACGTGTCAAGCCGCGCCAGCAGTTCCGTCACGGTGATGCCTGAATCGCGTTTGGGCAGGAGCTTGAGCAGTTCCCATTGACGACTGACCGTGGAATGAGATTTGGCTGACGGCACGGTATTTTCCTTGTGCGGGGGGAGGGTGAAAAAGCAACCGGGGGAGGAATTTACGGGAGTACATTGTGTCGCGGAATGGCGATAAGCTATCACTTTTTGAAGATCGGGATCCACAGGCGAATAGGCAAAGGGCTTGTTTCGAAGTGTGCCCATGGCACTGAAAAATCCTGGTTAGAACGGAGCTTCACTTTTGGTAAAACACTTCAGGTTCTTGACCCTGCCGCACAGTGCCAGCACGGTGGCGAACGTGTTCGTTCACGGGTATTCCGCCGGGCACGATCTGAAGGATCGCCGATTGTTGTCCAGGCAGATTCCCTCCACGCTGCACAATGGCATCAACATTCTTGGCTTCTGGCGCTCGGGCCATTACTTGCAGGTGTCCAACACCACCAAGCAGCTCGTTGTCGCCGCCGGCCGCCTGTATCCCTATGCAACGGCCGCTGCATTTGTAGCGGACCGCGTGGCGCATTTTGCCCTCAGTCGTCGTCGGGCAACGGAAATGGGTGATGTCCTGCTCAGTGAGTTGCACGATTACTTGAAGGCGAATCATCCCGAGGTGGCCGAAATCAATCTGATCGGCCACTCATTGGGCGGCCGAGTGCTGGTCAGTGCCTTGAGGAAACTGGTTCGCCAACCCGACGGCTATAGCCTCACCATCGGCGATGTACTGCTGATGGCCGCTGCTGTCGAAGTGAAGGCTGACGAAGTGCCAGGACTCAAGGCATGTATCAAAGGACGGTTGATCAATGCCTACTCCAGGTCCGACAGGATGCTGCTGATGAACGCAGACGAAACTTGCCTGGGGCGCCACGAAGTGACGAATTTCGAGAATGTTTCGATGACCGGTTTCGGCCATCAAGACTACTGGCCGAACCTGCACAAGGTTTTGACGGTCACTGTCTTTGCCGGTTTCCAGGGGCAGCATTATCCGGTTCTTCTGAACAAGGAAGGCGATCTGCAGGATGATCACGTGCGTACGGATTATCTGCTCTACGACCTGTTTGAACACCTTGAACCGTCGCACCCAACGTTATTGGAGGAAGCGATCAAGCACCTCAAGAACAGCAGCTGGACGTCCCTTGACGACAACCAGGACTCAAACGAAAAGCACTACGCCTTCACCCGGGAATTTCAACTGTTGGGCGGCCATTGCCTGGCCAACATGACGCGACGCCGAGGTTTGCCTTACGCCGAAGTGCTTGAAATGCTGGCATCGCATTTTGAATTGGATGAAGACGAGTTGCATAAGTGCACGACCATCCTGGAGCTTGAGGGCGCATTGGTCCGCAGGTTCTTCCATAACGCGTTTCCAGAAGGGCATGAACTCAGCAAATCAACGGAAACGGACCTGAAAACCCTGTCGGCAGAGCACTATTTCAGGCACGTCGATGCTTTGGCGGGACGGTTAACGTTGAGTGCCTGCTTCAAGTCATCAGCCTCGATGGGCGCGCAGGCATCTGGCTCAGTCAGTTCGCAGATTACAATGGCAACCATTGGTAGCTTCGTGTCGCCTAACCTGCTGGCGATGGTGCCAAAACTGTTGGCGGCGACGACGGTCGGACGAGTGATTACCAACGTCAAGACAGCATTGAAGCCCGGTTACTCGGCATTGATTCCGGCAGTCGCAATCATTTTTTATGCGCGGGTGAAGCTGGGCAATGACGGGTTGCATTGAGGAAAGGGTAGCCGCCAGCGTGCTGCTCCTGGCGGCGTTAAAGCCCTGGTTAAGCGGTCAACGCTCGCATTGAAGGCTCTGTGCTGCCTGGCAGCCCCAGCGCGTTCAGTTTTTCGCGTACTTGAATCAGCTTTTCCTGGTTGCTGCGAATGAATTTCGAGCGCTCATCAACGGCTGCGACGATCTTCTCAAACTCTTTGAGCTGCGGTGCAAAGAAGTCCAGCAGCTTTTCGTCATCGCCAATAAGGTCGTAAATGTCCTTGAACGAACTCTTGATGATCGTGGTGATGGATTCTTTGGCAGTCTTCAATTCCTGCTCGAGTTCGTGAGCCTTGTAGGCACCCAGAAGGTCCGAGGTCAGGGTGAAGGCAGCGCCTGCAGGGCCAGCCCACTTGGAAATGGCGCCAGCAATTTTGGTTGCCTGCCACGGTTTGAACTTGAAGACCACTCCGGTCACGGCCCCCAGTGCATCTCTCGCAGCAAACACTGCACTCTTGATGATGTCCGGGCTCAGGTTGGCAATACCTTTAGCGGCGCCACCCATGGACTTGAGTGCGCCCTCGCTCATGGCATTGAGGAAGCTTTCGCTTGAGTTGAGCTGACGGCCGATGTCCTGGGAAATGCGGTTGGTGACCTTGGAGGATTGATCGAACGAGCGGTCGATGGCGGCCTTGATTTTAAGGTTGAGTTTGTAGCCGACACCTTCTTCGGTGTAGCCGATTTCGTCCTCGAGAAAGTCACGAATATTTTCCAGCGACAGCGGGCGAAGCTTGCCAAGCAAGTCTTTTTCAAGATTGTTCAGCTCATCGAAAAGCTCCCCAGCAAGGCGTTTCACCTCGCGACGGCCCTTGGAAATATCCTGGTTGATCCGCACGGACTCCTCGGCGTTCTGCTGCGCAAAGGCATCCAGTCTGCCCAATTGCTCTTCGGCCCGTGCCACATGCTGGCCGACGACATCGCGCACAACGTCCATGCCCGTCTTGGCCATCAGTGCCGCAGGTACGTTGTCTTGCAGGATGCGGCTGGTCATGGCCTTCAGGTCGTTGATCCGCGAGCGGCTTTCGTAGTGCTCGGGCTTGCCGAACCAGAACTCCAGACCCCGACCACCGGGGTTGGAGGCCAGGCAGACGATGTTCAGGCGTGCCTGTTCTTCCGAGGTCAAGTTGGCTATTCGCTGCAACTTGGCTTTCAGGTTGTCCTTTTTGATGGTGGCCTGATCATCGAACAGCACCTGTTCGGTCAGGTCGGTCACTTCGTCCATTTTATTGATGACGAAGACCGTCGAAGACAGCTTGTTCAAGTCGCGCAGCACCCACTTGGCGATAGCGCTGTGGCTTTCCTTGAGCGGGTTGGTGGCATCCACGACGTACAGGATCAGATGCGCTTCGGAGATGTAGTGTTTGGTCAGGTCTTCATAAACCACCTGTTCGCCATCGACGGTCTTTTCCTTGTCACCGAAAAGGCCGGGGGTATCGACGATTTCACACTTGCCCGGCAGCCCCTCTGGCGTGTAGATCGCCAGGCGATCGGAGGATTCGTCCATGTCGATCTTCATGTCGGCCATGACTTTACCCAGCCATGCGGCGATCACGCTGGTCTTGCCGTCGGAGAAGGCGCCTAGCAGTGCAATGCGCAAAACGTCGGATTCGATTGCCTTGACGGCTGAATCGATCTTTTCCATTTCGGCACTGACGTCACTGCCTAGCTCGCCCAACTCTTTCAGGATGACTCGAAGCTGATCCAGGCCTTTGATCGCTGTTTGCTTATCAACATTAAATTGCGTGAATTGTTCCATGGGGCATTTTCTCCAGTTGATCTTTGGTGCGCTGCATCAATGCCATCTGCTGCTTGATGATGTGCAGCGGGCGAATCAGGGATGCATGGATGTCGTTGACTTGTCCGAGGACTTTTGCCTCGATTTGACTGCGAACAGGTGTGAGCAAAGCCTTCAGCTCATCACGCAGGGAGTCGGCGGCATTGGCGCGTGCTTCGGCGATCTTGTCCTGGACTTGAGCCTGGGCTTTGCGAATGCGTTTTTCCTTGCTGAGGAGGAAGTTCATGAGGTTGATCAAGAGCCCCACCGCAGCGCCGACAGCTGCGCCAATAAGGTTGCCGACGACAGGGAATGCGGTGCCGATCCCGGCGCCCGCGAGGGCATAGGACCCTACGTTGAACAGCATCCAGCCGTAATCTTTGAAATCCAGTCCAAGGCCCAGCTCCGGTGTCTTGTAGCTCGCGTTAAGGTCCGCGCCTGCGTAAGCGATTGCCTGCTCGAACTCAACCCTCGAAACGTCCTCCAGCAGCCGCTGCATGGCCTGCACCAGATCGTTTTGCAACTCCGCCAGATACTTTTCGAACTGAGTCTGCAATTCTTCTTTCAGCTGTTCCTGGCGCTCGCGAAAGGCGCGCTGGATCTTGCTGGCGACCAATTCGTTTTCGCCGAAGTGTTCCTCGACGATGTCGTCGGCAGTCGCACTCATGTCAGTGAAGAGTCGGTCCCACAGGATTTTTCGGCCCTTCGTGACGGACTGTTCGAACTTGGCCAAGCCGTCTTTGACGGCAATGCGGCACTTGTCGAACTCTGGTTCTGTCCTGGCCACGAACGTTTCATGGCTGGTGTGGAGTTCTTGCAGGATGGCGAGGTTTTCCACCAGCAACTCATGAACTTTGGTCTTGTTGCTCTCGATCATGTCTTCTTTGAAGGTGCCCAGTTTTCCGTGAAGCACCTGGGCGACTGACTTGATCTGGCTGAACTCGTACATGGCCTTCGGCGAGGCGAAATACTTGCGGTAATTTCGTTGCTGAATGACCAGGTCGCGATCCCGGGAAGGGTGGATGGTCGTACGTTCCGTCCCTGGTGCAGCGGCCAGCGCCGAGAAAGCCAGCAACCCCTGCACGCAGTGGCCAGACTGCATGGCCTTGGCGCCCAGCACAGACTCGAGCACGCCCACGGTCTGCTGCAATGCACCGCTTTCGAGGGCTTGCCGGTCCTCCTCGAACTCGTAGGCATCGGCGTTGCCGCGCACGTTCACCAAGGGACACACTTGGGTGCCGAGACGCAAATAGGAGCGGATTTTCTCTGCGGTGGCTTTTTCAGGCTTCTTGTTGGTGCCGTTGACGTAGAACACCAGGTGCGCCTTGGCCACCGCTTCACGGACCATGTGCGAATACTTGCCCTCGTCACCTTCAATGCCGGGTACATCGATCAACTGGAAGCGTTTGCCCTTGTAGTTGAGCGTGTAGAACGTATTGCCTTTGGTGAAATCCGCTTCGCCGGTGCCGATGATCCGCCCGTCGATACGCAAGGCCAGGGCTTTTTTTCGGTCAAGTGCCAGAGCGCCGGAAAATACATCGGCCAATCGCTGATTCAGCACGTCATCCATGGCGGCCGATTGGGTCTTGATGTGAGCAAAGGGGTTAGCGATCGGCGCGTCTTCAGGCACCGCGGTCGCTTGATCGAACAGTTCGTCGAGCTCAAAGTTGCTCATCTCAGACTCCTGCCAGTTTCAACAGCAGTGCCGATGCGGCTGCCCCCAGCACCATTCCGCCACAGGTAAAAGCAATCAGTTTTGTCCTGATTTTGGCGTTGGATTGGTCTTGGGCCAGTTGTAGGCGTTGCGCGGCTTCTTCCTGTTCCGCCTTCAAACGTTGCGCCGCTATGTCCTGCTCGGCCTTTAGCCGTTGTGCGGCGACTTCCTGTTCGACCTTCAATCGGGCATTGGCCTCTTGCTCTGCCAGTGCCGTTCGGGCCTGCGCTTCGGCTTCAGCGATGCGGTTTCTGGCAGCGGTCTCTTCCTGCAGAATCTCGCAAAGACGGCGCGTGCCCTGGCGGATGTCAGAGATTTGCGCGGCATGTTCCTCGTAAACCGCACTCAGGCCTTCACGCAATCGTTCGATATGCTCGGCCAGCGCTTTTTCGTACTTCACCAAGTCGTGAGCATTTTGTTCCAGCAATGCTTGCCGGGACTCTTCCTTGAACAGAATGCGCAACGACTCGATGATCGTGCTCTTGCCCGCGTTGGTTTCACCGAAAAACGCCATGGTGAACATGTCCCACTCGGCATGCGTCTTCAGCTGATCAAGTTCGCCATCGAACTGAGCCTGGATGGCGCGAAGCTTCTCGGTCATGTTGCCGACTTCGCGCTTGCCGTCTTTGTGCTCGACATTCAAATCCAGAATGTCGGCCATGGCGCCGGCGATACTGTCGGAAACGTCGGAATACAGGCGGTTAAGGTCTTGGGGCGCGTTCATTACTGTTCCTTGTGTGATGGAGTCAGCCTGGTGGGGCTGAGTGTCAGGCGTACCCGCGACATTTTGTGTCGTGCCCGATGTTCCGATGGGGGGATAAATCGCAGCCGCAGGCGCCGTCAGTTCAGCGAAGCTGCATTGAAATTGCCCAATGGCTGTAGAAAGTGTTGGTCGAGAGGTCGGTCCGGGGAGAACCGTGAAGCGGGTTACAAGAGGCATACGCAACGTCCTTGTTGGTGTGGGGCTTTATGCCAGTGGAGCATGGTCCATTGCCGTTTATCGGCATCGCCGGGAAAAGCTTGAGTGGGGTGGGTGCATCAACGCCACTTTTGCTCGGTGCGACTCAATTTGTCGCGGCCCCTGATCATGATCAAACCTTCCAACAACTGAGGGTGTGACCATGTTGAAAAATTTTCTGGCCGCTGTAGGCGTCGTAATCATCGCCAAGAAAGGGTATGAGATGTACCGGCATTACAAGTCGATGGAAGCGGAGGTTGAAATCTTGCGCAGGACGCAGGGGGAGGGGTAGTGTCCGCCGGCAATCTTATTCTCGAATTCAGCAAGGAAGTAAGCATGACGCAAGTGGCAGCTCAAAAAGTCTCATCGTTGTGGCCAATGATGGGGGCATTGGGAACGCTTCAAACACCGTCGCGACGTTCTGAATTCGGTGTAGACAGTGTGACGCCCGAGCGGGTCAAGGTAGCGGTGGGCAAGACGACGCTTGCGATCCCGAAAGCCGCCTTCGAAGCCGTGCTGGAATATCTGCACGTCAACGACCACCACGCCGGTAATCCGTGTGTGATCGAATCCGATAATGACCATAAAAAAGCCGGGCCGCTTTGCAAGGTCGCCCGAGAACTTTCCAGTGGAACCTACGGTCCGCGAAATATCACCTACGTGCTTCCGATTCTTGAGCAATTGGGAGTTGTGGGGATCCGCTCGAAACAGCCCACTGCGGTCTGGTTGACGACGCGGTCCGTGGCCGTAGCGGCGGTTGTCGAACCGAATCAACGGGTTGTTGAAGAGTTGAAGGCAGGATGTCTCAGCCCGGTTCAACAGGCGTTTGCCAATCATTTGGCAACACTATGGTCAGGCGGTCCGGGTTCATTCGAGCATCGTTATTCAATCACCAGGCATCACTCATGGACGCCATGGAAGGAGCTGACCCGGCCCCAAAACAAGGAGTGGTGGTGCCTGACCCTGGCCGAGGCCGCCAAGCATTATTCCTGGCCGGAAAAGAAAGCACCTGATGACTTTTCCAGCATTGCGGCGCGGCTTCGCACGGCACTTGCGGCGAACGATTGCATTGCCGCGCGAGAGGCCTGCCTGCAGATATTCAAATGGGGAGGTGTCGCCAATAAGCCGGGCGACGCCTCTTTGCTGTGGGTCGAGACCCGGTTCGCCGACCAGACCCTGTGCCATTCGATCTTGCAGGCGGTGAAATTGCTTCGACCCGCAAGCAACGAATCGCTCACGGCTTTCGATGGCACTAACCTGCTGATGAACTCCGCAATGACCAAGATTTACGCCGCTGCCGCCCCGGACGGCATCATCATCTATGATGGACGGGTAGGGGCTGCGCTGGGGTTGTTGGTGCGTAAATGGCTCGAAGGCATCGGGGGGAGCGTTGTACCGCCAGACCTGGCGTTTCGCTGGGGCCCCAATCAAAAAACAACCAACAATAACGTCGAAACACGCGACCCTTCGCAAGAAGGCTTCGAATTTATCAATCTTTACAGAAGCAGCACCAAGGGGCCCAATCCTGCCGGAATCTGGGCCGGACTTGTGCGGGTGACCAGTCGCATCCTCCACGCGGTGATCCGGGTGCTCGCCGCGCAGGGGCGGGAAGTGAGACTGCTGGATCTGGAGCGGGCATTGTTCATGGTGGGCTTCGACGTGCGTTATCCGTTGGTGACGGCTTCCCGGTAGCTCACTGAATTGAGCAGTACTGAGGCCACGCTGACAACATGCAAGAGGTCGTGATGGAATTCCAGGTTGATCAGTTGCGTAGCGCACGCCACGTCGTGGTGTTTAGCGGCGCAGGCATTTCTGCAGAAAGTGGCATCCCGACATTTCGCGATGCCTTGACCGGCCTGTGGGAAAACTTCGCCCCCGCTGCACTGGCCACAGCCCAAGCGTTCCGCAATGACCCCGCCCTCGTATGGGGTTGGTACGAGTGGCGACGTGCCAAGGTCCTTGGCGCACAACCGAACGCTGCGCACCGGGCCATCGCCGCATTGGCTCGTCGCGTGCCCATGCTCACCGTCGTCACCCAGAACGTTGATGATTTGCTAGAGCGCGCCGGCTGTTGTGATGTCTTGCATCTGCACGGAAGTCTGAGTTCACCGCGCTGCTTTGCCTGTGCGCGACCGTATACGTTCAGCGCGGACCCACTCGATGAGCCGCAAGGCGGGCGCCGCATCGAGCCGCCGCGCTGCAGGCATTGCAATGGAAAAGTGCGACCAGGAGTGGTCTGGTTTGGCGAGTCGCTGCCCGATGATGTGTGGCGCAAGGCCGTGTCGGCAGCGAAGGACTGTGATGTGCTGCTTTCGATCGGCACGTCCGGTCTGGTGCAACCAGCGGCCGAGATCCCTCGGATTGCCTTGCAACATGGCGCGCAGGTGCTGCACATCAATTTGCAGCCTGAGCCTGTAAAAGGGGATCGCGAATTCAGCTTGGCGGGCAGAGCGGCAGAGGTTCTGCCGCGGTTGGTCGAGGAGGTCTTCGCAGAGTAGGTCCAATCGCCTACATTCCGCTCAATGAACGAAACCTATGGGGTGCTGCAGCCCCTTGGACTTCAGTCGACATTCCGCCTGATATTCCTGTGTCATTTCTTGCCATTCTTATGAATATTCGTCCAACTCATCCTTATCAATGCCATACGTATCCATCATCCACTGACGCATACGGTCATTTTCAAGCTCCATCATGTGATCCTTGG
This DNA window, taken from Pseudomonas fluorescens NCIMB 11764, encodes the following:
- a CDS encoding YqaJ viral recombinase family protein — protein: MATQTLQNPSSKPRPALRLVGTKELPREDWLAVRKQGIGSSDAAAAVGLNPYKSQLELWLEKTGRDSSLLKLDHNDEESPAYWGNILEPIVATHYTKRSGHRVRWINAVLQHPDPKLPWMLANIDREVIGTDNVQILECKTAGINGARLWKEGVPEYVQLQVMHQLAVTGKQAADVAVLLGGQHLEIHRIERDESMIARLIDLERLFWDYVVSDTPPPADGTASAESALRCLYPEDNGQTLDFSQHTELASTYLELKAIRQSIAQQETREAQLKQALQQAMGTATRAEFAEGYISWKKSKDSTGLDVEQMLKDKPYLQARYPKIKTGSRRFMIG
- a CDS encoding DUF932 domain-containing protein gives rise to the protein MAHLVEQMAYVGATPWHGLGNRLTQKQPLEVWQREAGMNWQIHDSPVHFKSDSIGTLGSIHSFPEQKVLYRSDTKAPLSVVSNRYQIVQPREVLEFYRDLTEVSGYELETAGILKGGRKFWALARTGQATALKGNDQVNGYLLLATSCDSTLATTATPTTVRVVCNNTLTISLSGATHAIKVPHNTRFDPKAVKKQLGIAVSQWDEFMYRMRALAERKVQWHEAMGFFMNVLCDVAPNSKLPEVLPNERALRKVQGLYEGQGRGATLESAQGTAWGLLNAVTEYVDHERRARSTEYRMDSAWFGQGAAIKERALNAALQLAA
- a CDS encoding helix-turn-helix transcriptional regulator, whose product is MPSAKSHSTVSRQWELLKLLPKRDSGITVTELLARLDTCGYQTSRRTVERDLVDLSLVFPLQCSEDGSPQAWHWTPGVNVELQGITLTEALSLALVEDAIRPLLPASMLSVLEPRFVHARRKLKGLEDDNPAARWLEKVAAVRPDLNLQAPDIDPHRLESLQKALINESQVQCQYYSAHTDKLSEMTLNPLAMVQRGLVTYLIATAHPYTDIRQFAVHRFRTVEQLDRSAEGVQGFDLRAYLASDALQFGTPEKIQFQAWVSERQARLIRETPLSPDMTLEQLEDGYRVRSTLSNTWQLHWWILSQGDAMVVEQPAELRAQIGEMLQRAAAAYQPLDKVAGTVVSQVNEQAAEQSTASVA
- a CDS encoding DUF726 domain-containing protein — encoded protein: MVKHFRFLTLPHSASTVANVFVHGYSAGHDLKDRRLLSRQIPSTLHNGINILGFWRSGHYLQVSNTTKQLVVAAGRLYPYATAAAFVADRVAHFALSRRRATEMGDVLLSELHDYLKANHPEVAEINLIGHSLGGRVLVSALRKLVRQPDGYSLTIGDVLLMAAAVEVKADEVPGLKACIKGRLINAYSRSDRMLLMNADETCLGRHEVTNFENVSMTGFGHQDYWPNLHKVLTVTVFAGFQGQHYPVLLNKEGDLQDDHVRTDYLLYDLFEHLEPSHPTLLEEAIKHLKNSSWTSLDDNQDSNEKHYAFTREFQLLGGHCLANMTRRRGLPYAEVLEMLASHFELDEDELHKCTTILELEGALVRRFFHNAFPEGHELSKSTETDLKTLSAEHYFRHVDALAGRLTLSACFKSSASMGAQASGSVSSQITMATIGSFVSPNLLAMVPKLLAATTVGRVITNVKTALKPGYSALIPAVAIIFYARVKLGNDGLH
- a CDS encoding LeoA/HP0731 family dynamin-like GTPase; translation: MEQFTQFNVDKQTAIKGLDQLRVILKELGELGSDVSAEMEKIDSAVKAIESDVLRIALLGAFSDGKTSVIAAWLGKVMADMKIDMDESSDRLAIYTPEGLPGKCEIVDTPGLFGDKEKTVDGEQVVYEDLTKHYISEAHLILYVVDATNPLKESHSAIAKWVLRDLNKLSSTVFVINKMDEVTDLTEQVLFDDQATIKKDNLKAKLQRIANLTSEEQARLNIVCLASNPGGRGLEFWFGKPEHYESRSRINDLKAMTSRILQDNVPAALMAKTGMDVVRDVVGQHVARAEEQLGRLDAFAQQNAEESVRINQDISKGRREVKRLAGELFDELNNLEKDLLGKLRPLSLENIRDFLEDEIGYTEEGVGYKLNLKIKAAIDRSFDQSSKVTNRISQDIGRQLNSSESFLNAMSEGALKSMGGAAKGIANLSPDIIKSAVFAARDALGAVTGVVFKFKPWQATKIAGAISKWAGPAGAAFTLTSDLLGAYKAHELEQELKTAKESITTIIKSSFKDIYDLIGDDEKLLDFFAPQLKEFEKIVAAVDERSKFIRSNQEKLIQVREKLNALGLPGSTEPSMRALTA